In Acipenser ruthenus chromosome 53, fAciRut3.2 maternal haplotype, whole genome shotgun sequence, the following proteins share a genomic window:
- the LOC117432851 gene encoding tripartite motif-containing protein 16-like — protein sequence MASKVWSEDLFSCPVCLEILKDPVTTACGHSYCMGCIKNCWDQTDHTGVYSCPQCRKTFTPRPDLGRNTMLAELVEELKKTGLNRPSAQRYGGPGDVPCDFCTGRKFKAVKSCLTCLASYCETHIKPHSEVTPLKRHKLINAIGNLEQKLCAEHQRLCEVFCRTDQIFICWLCADKKHKSHDTVSAEAERTGKQKQLGETQTEIRQRIQERLKETDELKQAVETLKRSACIEIKESEKIFTELIRSIEKIHTEVIELIGANEKAAVNQAEGRMKKLEQEIAELRRRNAELKQLSETEDHIHFLQNFQSLCAPPEAGDLPSVTVNTDISFGAVRKAVSELKDHIEDFCKGELVKITTTVNEVAVYSLQAPEPRNRAEFLKYSCQLTLDPNTAHRNLCLSEGNRKVTWRRETQQYPDHSERFDRYTQVLCREGLSGTRCYWEIECSGGWASIGVTYKGISRKGGDRSCGLGYNDKSWSVYCSDSSYTARHNNNETTITAPCSPRIGVYLDFNAGTLSFYGVSDTMTLLHRFQTTFTEPLYPGFGLHWYDSPVTICQLN from the exons ATGGCTTCAAAAGTATGGTCAGAGGATCTGTTCAGCTGTCCAGTgtgtctggagatattgaaggacccagtcactacagcatgtggacacagttactgtatggggtgtattaagaactgctgggatcagactgatcatacaggtgtctacagctgcccccagtgcagaaagacctttACTCCAAGGCCTGATCTgggcagaaacaccatgctggctgaacttgtggaggaattaaagaagacaggactcaatcgtCCTTCTGCTCAACGTTATggtggacctggagatgtgccgtgtgatttctgcactgggagaaagttcaaagctgtgaaatcctgtttgacgtgcctggcctcttactgtgaaacacacatcaagccacacagtgaggttactccattaaagaggcacaagctgatcaatgcaattggaaatctggagcagaagctttgtgctgaacaccaaagATTATgtgaggtcttctgtagaaccgatcagaTATTTATTTGCTGGTTGTGTGCAGACAAgaaacacaagagccatgatacagtctcagctgaggcagaaaggactgggaaacag aagcagctgggagagacacagacagaaatacgacagagaatccaggagagactgaaagaaactgatgagctgaaacaggctgtggagacactgaaa agatctgcatgcatagaaataaaggaaagtgagaagatctttactgagctgatccgatccattgagaagatccacactgaggttattgagctgattggagctaacgagaaggctgcagtgaatcaggctgaaggacgcatgaagaaactggagcaggagattgctgagctaaggaggagaaacgctgagctgaaacagctttcagagacagaggatcacatccattttctacag aatttccagtctctctgtgcccctcctgaagctggagacttacccagcgttactgtcaatacagacatctcttttggggctgtgaggaaagctgtatctgaacttaaagaccatattgaggacttctgcaagggggaattagtcaaaataaccacaacag tgaatgaagttgcagtttacagtctgcaggctccagagccaaggaacagagctgagtttttaaaat attcctgtcagctcacactggaccccaacacagcgcatagaaacctctgtctgtctgaagggaacagaaaggtgacatggaggagagagacacagcaATATCCTGATCACTCAGAGAGATTTGATCGCTAtacccaagtgctttgcagagagggtttgtctgggactcgctgttactgggagattgagtgcagtgggggatgggcttctataggagtcacatataaaggaatcagcaggaaaggaggggatcgTTCCTGTGGCCTTGGatacaatgacaagtcctggagtgtgtactgctctgattccagttacactgcccggcacaataacaatgaaactaCAATAACTGCCCCctgctcccccagaataggagtgtatctggactttaatgccggcacgctgtccttttatggcgtctctgacacaatgaccctcctgcacagattccaaaccacattcactgagccgctctatcctgggtttgggCTTCATTGGTATGATtcccctgtaacaatctgccagctgaactag